One genomic segment of Hordeum vulgare subsp. vulgare chromosome 2H, MorexV3_pseudomolecules_assembly, whole genome shotgun sequence includes these proteins:
- the LOC123430132 gene encoding peroxidase 1-like: MAALVTRLSLALAALLSVCAAQPGIRFGYYDKTCPGAEGIVFRETTRIVRASPDLAASLLRLHYHDCFVQGCDASVLLDSTDGSPAEKDAMPNQSLRGMDAVARVKDKLEKACPATVSCADLLALMARDAVVLSKGPSWPVALGRRDGRTSSAENCGELPPLYGNITVMIEVFAAKGLDVKDLVVLSAAHTLGKAHCSSFADRLYNGSIRSTDPTLDGRYADRLRMRCRGPGDSSAAAEMDAGSCETFDTSYYRQVARRRGLLRSDAGLMEHPFTAAYVRRAATGRYNGQFFRDFRVSMAKMGAIGVLTGNQGKIRTKCNLVK, translated from the exons ATGGCCGCACTGGTGACGAGGCTGTCACTTGCTCTAGCTGCGCTCTTGTCTGTATGCGCAGCGCAGCCGGGCATCAGGTTCGGGTACTACGACAAGACGTGCCCGGGAGCGGAAGGGATCGTGTTCAGGGAGACGACGAGGATCGTCAGGGCGTCGCCGGACCTGGCCGCGTCCCTGCTCCGGTTGCACTACCACGACTGCTTCGTGCAGGGCTGCGATGCGTCGGTGCTGCTCGACTCCACGGACGGCAGCCCGGCGGAGAAGGATGCCATGCCCAACCAGAGCCTCCGCGGCATGGACGCTGTCGCACGGGTCAAAGACAAGCTCGAGAAAGCGTGTCCGGCCACTGTCTCCTGCGCCGATCTTCTCGCGCTCATGGCACGAGACGCCGTCGTTCTG AGCAAAGGCCCGTCCTGGCCAGTGGCGCTCGGCCGGAGGGACGGCCGGACGTCCAGCGCAGAAAACTGCGGCGAGCTGCCGCCGCTCTACGGAAACATCACGGTCATGATCGAGGTGTTCGCGGCCAAGGGCCTCGATGTGAAGGACCTCGTAGTGCTCTCGGCCGCGCACACGCTTGGGAAGGCGCACTGCTCGTCCTTCGCCGACCGCCTCTACAATGGCAGCATCCGCAGCACCGACCCGACCCTGGACGGAAGGTACGCCGACAGGCTGAGAATGCGCTGCCGCGGCCCCGGCGACAGCAGCGCGGCAGCGGAGATGGACGCCGGTAGCTGCGAGACGTTCGACACGAGCTACTATCGGCAGGTGGCCAGGAGGCGCGGGCTGCTCAGGTCGGACGCCGGGCTCATGGAGCATCCCTTCACCGCTGCCTACGTCCGCCGCGCCGCCACTGGCAGGTACAACGGGCAATTCTTCCGGGACTTCCGCGTCTCCATGGCCAAGATGGGCGCCATCGGCGTGCTCACCGGCAACCAAGGGAAGATCAGGACCAAGTGCAACCTTGTCAAATGA